A genomic region of Papaver somniferum cultivar HN1 chromosome 7, ASM357369v1, whole genome shotgun sequence contains the following coding sequences:
- the LOC113296010 gene encoding uncharacterized protein LOC113296010 has protein sequence MGAATGGLGVASNYIAEVMALVIAGEWAVKKGFTEVCFSLDSLAALKAFSNGSIPWIVKNRWSNIKTNICNITSRHSYREINFPADKMAKNGVQLARGTILYYDEKPNFLGELENEDGLYFRFMFSQQVFGLCPFWACFTFPTGPV, from the coding sequence ATGGGAGCAGCTACTGGAGGGCTGGGAGTAGCATCAAATTATATAGCAGAGGTAATGGCTTTGGTAATAGCAGGGGAGTGGGCAGTGAAAAAAGGTTTCACAGAGGTATGTTTCAGCCTCGACTCCTTAGCAGCCTTAAAAGCTTTTAGCAATGGCAGCATTCCTTGGATTGTTAAGAACAGGTGGAGCAATATCAAGACAAATATATGCAATATCACATCCAGGCATTCATACAGAGAAATCAACTTCCCTGCAGATAAAATGGCCAAAAATGGAGTTCAGCTTGCAAGGGGAACCATTCTTTATTATGATGAGAAACCAAACTTTCTGGGAGAGTTAGAAAATGAGGATGGTTTATACTTCAGATTCATGTTTTCACAGCAAGTCTTTGGGCTTTGTCCTTTCTGGGCCTGTTTTACTTTCCCTACTGGGCCTGTCTAG
- the LOC113293396 gene encoding aquaporin TIP3-1-like, with product MPPRGFAFGRTEEFTHPDSMRATIAEFFSTFIFVFAGEGSVLALGKMYGDTTTEASGLIAVALAHGLALFVAVAIALNVSGGHVNPAVTFGALVGGRISLLRSILYWVAQILGAIVASLLLRLTTVGMRPVGFTVASGVGELHGLLFEIIMTFGLMYTVYATAIDPKRGSLGTIAPLAIGFIVGANILAGGPFAGASMNPARAFGPALVGWRWRHHWIYWLGPFIGAGLAGLIYEYVIIPAEITPRTHTHQPLAPEDY from the exons ATGCCTCCAAGAGGTTTTGCCTTTGGCCGTACGGAGGAGTTCACACACCCAGACTCCATGAGAGCCACCATAGCTGAATTTTTCTCCACCTTCATCTTTGTCTTCGCTGGAGAAGGCTCTGTTCTTGCTCTAG GAAAGATGTATGGAGATACCACCACGGAGGCCTCAGGGTTGATAGCCGTAGCTTTGGCTCATGGGTTGGCATTGTTCGTGGCGGTGGCCATTGCACTTAACGTATCAGGCGGTCATGTGAACCCGGCTGTTACTTTTGGTGCCCTGGTTGGTGGTAGAATCTCTCTACTTCGTTCTATACTGTATTGGGTTGCTCAAATATTAGGTGCTATTGTTGCATCTCTCTTACTAAGGCTCACTACGGTTGGCATG AGACCTGTAGGATTTACTGTGGCATCAGGAGTGGGAGAATTGCATGGATTGCTATTTGAGATCATTATGACATTTGGATTGATGTACACTGTTTACGCAACCGCAATTGACCCAAAAAGGGGTAGCTTGGGAACAATTGCACCATTAGCAATTGGGTTTATCGTTGGTGCAAATATACTTGCAGGTGGACCATTTGCTGGGGCATCAATGAATCCAGCCAGGGCTTTTGGACCAGCTTTAGTTGGATGGAGGTGGAGACACCATTGGATCTATTGGCTCGGACCATTTATTGGTGCAGGACTTGCTGGTTTGATCTATGAATATGTAATCATACCTGCTGAAATAACCCCACGCACTCATACTCACCAACCATTAGCACCTGAAGATTACTAA